The proteins below are encoded in one region of Acidobacteriota bacterium:
- a CDS encoding CHAT domain-containing protein — protein sequence MPISTFWNRPSFSRQIVFCLSNLIGLLYLTGVPVLAESAPIFQTATAKSQPETVPLPKVPTEFKLRPNQLHRYIVDLEGGEFLKIDFEQKGMDLYLIIEDADGKKLFHCNRLESDRGIEPIYFSSETPSRYFVIVGSTYQEEIPGSYVIRPTVHRPPTPQDQHLLRAQELNYVAETTGRGAKDKAGFQKSLDSYLGAAREFHEAGDLASEAIMIVFAGRIERTFGNLQKSIEYYTQALKLLETQPDLVIQAAALTNIGRSYRLMEQFETALDYYEQALVLRRKIDDLVGESIELNNIGSVYVASSEYRKAEEYLTRSLEISQRVGNISGLASNLGNLATINASLGDFEKTLLYTMQSYQLLVKLNDQNREISILAQIGNLYLKLGKIDEATEYFQKGLDLSIRIGNQQQQILLLHDLARLPNISPATSLQYLNQSLALSRTLKSQIDEAAALALLGQFHLDQNNTQEALSYLTQANQIFEATRNQSQLSRIWRVFGKVYVAEKNYPLALEQFQKSLASAEQRGDRATTVNLLNDLAAIHFQLGQYNEARADLERAIQLVEQIRSTVLDQSFRLSYFSSTQSLFENYIHLLMELHRRNPSAGYDREAFQKNEARRARSLLELLLLPGEGLPTEGSGDLLSQEKNLIERILAREQNLTKTLAESARKERITRIQEEISTLYDDYRKTQIEIRNQSPHYASLTQPQPLSVEQVQRTCLDNNTLLLEYSLGTPHSYLWVISKTDCQVFQLAGKAEIETKTRALYECLKLNPLKRVFLGQETSDKASKSQADCSEVELTQLAREVSDLVLGPVAKKLGTRRLLVVADGALHYLPFGVLSTPGQSSYVPLVVEHEIVSIPSATTLALIRQEHATRTPADGTLALFADPVFESSDPRLKVMGVRGPETEGQKSPSPRSDIAETVKQLASGQRNLTAIVSDYNTRLQLTRLPFTRTEATNILRLIPRSDKVLTRFDFEASRDALFSDELSRFRYVHLATHGYFDPKKPEQSALILSLVSPDGKTQDGFVRTSDIYKLNLHADLVVLSACETGLGANIQGEGLVGLTRGFIYAGAPRVMVSLWSVNDRATSELMTRFYQKILKQKMSPSAALRAAQLELYRSKKYASPFYWAAFTLHGEY from the coding sequence ATGCCTATCTCGACTTTTTGGAATCGCCCCTCTTTCTCTCGTCAGATTGTCTTTTGCCTGAGCAACCTCATTGGCTTGCTGTACCTGACTGGGGTTCCAGTTTTGGCGGAGTCAGCCCCCATTTTTCAAACTGCAACCGCCAAAAGTCAACCTGAAACCGTTCCACTCCCGAAAGTTCCAACTGAGTTTAAACTTCGTCCCAATCAATTACACCGCTACATCGTTGATCTGGAGGGTGGCGAATTCCTCAAAATTGATTTTGAACAGAAGGGCATGGATCTGTACCTCATCATTGAGGATGCGGATGGGAAAAAACTGTTTCATTGTAACCGGCTGGAAAGTGATCGTGGCATCGAGCCCATTTATTTCTCCAGTGAAACACCCAGCCGGTACTTTGTGATCGTGGGCTCTACTTACCAGGAAGAAATTCCGGGTAGCTATGTGATCCGGCCAACCGTTCATCGCCCCCCAACTCCACAGGATCAACACCTGCTCCGGGCCCAGGAGCTGAACTATGTGGCGGAAACCACTGGCCGTGGCGCAAAGGACAAAGCCGGCTTCCAGAAATCACTTGATTCATATCTTGGAGCCGCCAGGGAATTCCACGAAGCCGGCGATCTGGCCAGTGAAGCCATCATGATCGTTTTTGCCGGGCGGATTGAGCGAACCTTTGGGAACCTGCAAAAATCAATCGAATACTATACCCAGGCGCTGAAGTTACTGGAAACCCAGCCGGATCTGGTCATTCAGGCAGCAGCACTGACCAACATTGGCCGGTCCTACCGATTGATGGAACAGTTTGAAACCGCACTTGACTATTATGAGCAGGCGCTGGTGCTCCGCAGGAAAATTGACGATCTGGTGGGGGAATCTATTGAACTCAACAACATCGGCTCGGTCTATGTGGCTTCGAGCGAATATCGCAAAGCTGAAGAATACCTGACACGCTCGCTTGAAATTTCCCAGCGAGTCGGAAACATCAGCGGGCTGGCCTCCAATCTTGGAAATCTGGCAACCATCAACGCCAGTTTAGGAGACTTTGAGAAAACACTGCTCTACACCATGCAGTCATACCAGTTGCTGGTGAAACTCAATGACCAGAACCGCGAAATTTCAATTTTGGCACAGATTGGAAACCTGTATCTGAAACTCGGAAAGATAGATGAGGCCACCGAGTACTTCCAAAAAGGCTTAGACCTGTCCATCAGAATTGGGAATCAACAACAGCAAATCCTTCTCCTTCATGACCTTGCCCGCCTGCCAAATATTTCACCAGCCACCAGTTTACAGTATTTGAATCAATCACTTGCCTTGTCGCGGACTTTGAAAAGCCAGATTGATGAAGCGGCGGCCCTGGCCCTGCTTGGGCAGTTTCATCTTGACCAGAACAATACTCAGGAGGCGCTTTCATATTTGACCCAGGCCAATCAAATTTTTGAAGCGACCCGAAATCAGAGCCAGTTGAGTCGAATCTGGCGCGTCTTTGGCAAAGTCTACGTTGCGGAAAAAAACTATCCGCTCGCCCTCGAACAATTTCAAAAATCACTGGCCTCAGCGGAACAACGAGGAGATCGCGCCACCACTGTCAACCTGCTCAATGATCTGGCTGCCATCCACTTTCAGCTTGGTCAATATAATGAGGCACGGGCTGACCTGGAACGAGCCATTCAACTGGTGGAACAAATTCGGTCCACCGTCCTTGATCAATCGTTCAGACTGTCCTACTTCTCATCAACTCAATCCTTGTTTGAAAATTACATTCACTTGTTGATGGAACTCCATCGCCGCAATCCTTCAGCCGGGTATGACCGCGAAGCCTTTCAAAAGAACGAAGCTCGCCGGGCCCGGAGCTTGCTTGAGTTGCTCTTGTTGCCCGGCGAAGGATTGCCAACCGAAGGATCAGGCGATTTGCTCTCTCAGGAAAAAAATTTGATTGAGCGGATTCTGGCCAGAGAACAAAACCTGACCAAAACCCTGGCCGAATCGGCCCGTAAGGAGCGGATCACCCGCATTCAGGAAGAAATTTCAACCCTCTATGATGATTATCGAAAGACCCAGATTGAGATTCGCAACCAAAGCCCCCACTATGCCAGCCTGACCCAGCCTCAACCCCTCAGTGTCGAGCAGGTTCAGCGGACGTGTTTGGACAACAACACGCTCCTGCTTGAATATTCGCTGGGCACACCTCACAGCTACCTGTGGGTGATTTCTAAAACCGACTGTCAGGTCTTTCAGCTTGCGGGAAAAGCAGAAATCGAGACCAAAACCCGAGCATTGTATGAATGCCTGAAACTCAATCCCCTCAAACGAGTTTTCTTGGGCCAGGAAACTTCAGATAAAGCCAGCAAGTCACAAGCCGATTGCTCTGAAGTGGAACTGACTCAACTGGCGCGTGAGGTCTCAGACCTGGTATTGGGTCCGGTGGCGAAAAAACTCGGCACCAGACGGTTGCTGGTGGTGGCGGATGGGGCCTTGCACTACCTTCCATTTGGGGTGCTTTCAACTCCCGGCCAGTCCAGCTACGTGCCGCTGGTGGTTGAGCACGAAATTGTTTCGATTCCATCGGCCACCACCCTGGCCTTAATTCGACAGGAACACGCCACTCGCACGCCAGCCGATGGCACCCTGGCGTTGTTTGCTGATCCGGTGTTTGAATCCTCTGACCCACGACTCAAAGTGATGGGAGTTCGTGGACCGGAAACTGAAGGACAGAAATCCCCTTCCCCTCGTTCAGACATTGCGGAAACAGTGAAACAACTTGCCTCTGGCCAGCGCAACCTCACGGCTATCGTGTCTGACTACAACACCCGATTACAACTCACGCGACTGCCGTTTACCCGCACCGAAGCCACCAATATCCTCCGACTGATTCCCCGCTCAGATAAAGTACTGACCCGGTTTGACTTTGAAGCCAGTCGAGACGCATTGTTTTCAGACGAACTCAGCCGGTTTCGGTATGTTCATCTGGCAACTCACGGCTATTTTGACCCCAAGAAACCCGAACAATCGGCTTTGATTTTGTCGCTGGTCAGCCCAGATGGAAAAACACAGGATGGATTTGTTCGCACATCTGACATTTATAAGCTCAATTTACACGCTGACCTGGTTGTTTTAAGCGCCTGTGAAACCGGTCTCGGTGCCAATATCCAGGGTGAAGGACTCGTGGGCCTCACTCGTGGATTTATATACGCCGGGGCACCGCGCGTGATGGTCAGCCTCTGGTCGGTCAATGACCGAGCCACATCCGAACTGATGACCCGCTTCTATCAAAAAATTCTCAAGCAGAAGATGTCGCCTTCGGCTGCGCTTCGAGCCGCCCAACTCGAACTGTACCGAAGTAAGAAGTACGCTTCCCCATTTTACTGGGCGGCGTTTACGCTCCACGGAGAATATTAA
- a CDS encoding GNAT family N-acetyltransferase: protein MIYRTLTPEDFPELFQVMRLAFSDYVVPMQPTEAQFFEMLTRRGVVYDLSAGVFDDGKLVGFTLNAVDDWNGVITAYDISTGVIPAFRGKGVAGALFEFCRPRFESCGVRHYQLEVIDQNTPAIKAYQKMGFETVRHLDCLVLKPNTVRLPVETTPVEVQAVTSPKWSHLQTFWDWQPSWQNSIRSLERSREPKVILGAMVEGNCVGYGVIYPSNGDLPQLAVSPGFRRQGIGTAILAGLIQYLSGETTVRSINIDAAADKTLQFYRKLGFVPLVSQLEMRLEL, encoded by the coding sequence ATGATCTACCGCACCTTAACCCCTGAGGATTTTCCCGAACTTTTCCAGGTGATGCGGCTGGCTTTTTCGGATTACGTGGTGCCGATGCAGCCCACGGAAGCGCAATTTTTTGAAATGTTGACCCGGCGGGGTGTGGTCTATGACCTCTCCGCTGGTGTTTTTGATGACGGTAAGCTGGTTGGATTTACCTTAAATGCCGTGGACGACTGGAATGGTGTCATTACGGCGTATGACATCTCAACCGGAGTAATTCCCGCCTTTCGAGGGAAAGGCGTTGCCGGAGCATTGTTTGAATTTTGCCGGCCACGGTTTGAATCATGTGGTGTCAGGCACTATCAGCTTGAAGTGATTGACCAAAATACCCCGGCGATCAAAGCCTACCAAAAAATGGGGTTTGAGACCGTTCGCCACCTCGACTGCCTGGTCCTGAAGCCCAATACAGTTCGATTGCCAGTTGAAACAACCCCGGTTGAAGTACAAGCGGTGACTTCACCGAAGTGGAGTCACCTGCAAACTTTTTGGGATTGGCAGCCGTCGTGGCAAAACTCAATCCGGTCGCTCGAACGCAGCCGGGAGCCAAAGGTCATTCTTGGTGCCATGGTGGAAGGGAACTGTGTTGGCTATGGCGTGATTTATCCTTCCAACGGAGACCTTCCGCAACTTGCAGTTTCACCAGGGTTTCGAAGACAAGGGATTGGAACTGCAATTCTGGCAGGTTTGATTCAGTATCTGTCTGGTGAAACGACAGTTCGATCGATCAACATTGATGCCGCGGCTGACAAAACGCTGCAGTTTTATCGGAAGCTTGGATTTGTGCCACTGGTGTCTCAGCTTGAAATGCGGCTTGAACTCTGA
- a CDS encoding type II toxin-antitoxin system Phd/YefM family antitoxin: MPIQTTYTDARANFAKLCDQVTSDREVAIITRRGAEDVALISASELSSLLETAHLLRSPKNADRLLTALKRAQERTVASQTVDELRQELGVDE, translated from the coding sequence ATGCCAATTCAAACCACCTACACTGATGCCCGAGCAAATTTTGCGAAGTTGTGCGATCAGGTGACATCTGACCGTGAGGTGGCGATCATTACTCGCCGTGGTGCCGAAGATGTCGCCCTCATTTCAGCTTCTGAATTATCCAGTTTGCTTGAAACCGCACATTTGTTGCGCTCCCCAAAGAATGCGGACCGGTTATTGACCGCGCTCAAGCGTGCCCAGGAGCGAACAGTCGCTTCCCAAACAGTTGATGAACTGCGCCAGGAGCTTGGGGTTGATGAGTGA
- a CDS encoding PD40 domain-containing protein, translating into MKILFSVWFIASFVFSLWIPNGTVSSNTRLMPAKVESGNTVQLPRHPTLSPDGNTVAFSWRGDIWTVSTQGGTAFRLTAHPAYDSQPQWSPDGKWVAFASTRNGNTDVFVMSSQGGSPRQLTFYSGGDAPVGWTADSQAVLFTSVREYRNAGNIPSLYRIALSGGQPQRMLEEGAMEARLSPNGKQIAFTSGRVEWWRKRYRGTANFDLWTYIPGTKKYTQLTTHEGNDHWPLWSPDSGEIYYVSDEDQTFNLWMMSSTGAGKRKLTSFKDDGVRFPTISANGKMIAFESSTDLYVMETAGKSPRKLQIEAPTDDSENPTDRRVLTGQATEMAPSPDGEQVAFVVRGEIFVVKKDGGQAKAIASHATREQDLVWSADGKSLVFVSARDGNLELYSVTSDETEEKRLSWALKTKITRLTESPEPESNPAFSPDGKKLAFVRGRGDLYVADADGKNPVRLVEGWSTPQFSWSPDGEWIAYTKEDDEFNSEVFIIPAKGGTSVNVSMHPDNDFSPQWSADGRTLAFVSRRPRTDFEVYYLFLRKSDDEKSREELEDEEKKNAKPARPITLLPGQGAPKSQAERQQDPQDPSGQSDEFPKMPEKSAPVKVEIDFEDIHKRLRLLTTFPGTKSTFAIAPDSKTYVFTCDNQGSMDLYSIVRDGGTAQNITRGGQFPSSLKFTKDQKLFFLSQGGRINTVSIPPAPKPGGRQLPAGLTGGGGATPTPVAFQARVLLDRATLRREAFLEGWQNMNDGFYDPKFHGANWQACRQKYLTWAMAASCDEDYFDVFRMMLGELNSSHQGISPPFEGSDQAPLQTGALGVMWDEAYSGEGMRVARVIARSPASKSISRLNPGDVVLSINGEPVSMKTGVDQVLNDTVGQRTLLVVAKDNAQGEKRDVVIRPISMGEFGTLIYNDWVESRRVMVDKLSNGKLGYLHIRGMDQVSLDRFEQELYSEAHGKSGLVIDVRDNGGGSTADYLLTMINVRPHAYTTPRGSNGKGYPQDRLPFYFWTKPTTLLCNQFSYSNAEIFSHAFKATKRGKLIGKQTYGAVISTGAAPLIDGSTLRMPFRGWYVVGTNLNQELNGAMPDITVDVMPGDEAAGRDRQIERAVQELMTEVK; encoded by the coding sequence ATGAAAATTTTGTTTTCCGTGTGGTTCATTGCGAGTTTTGTGTTCAGTTTATGGATCCCGAATGGAACCGTATCATCCAATACCCGGTTGATGCCGGCAAAAGTTGAAAGCGGCAATACGGTTCAACTTCCACGTCACCCAACGCTGTCTCCGGATGGCAACACCGTTGCATTTAGCTGGCGCGGCGATATCTGGACCGTTTCGACCCAGGGTGGGACAGCGTTTCGGTTAACGGCCCATCCAGCCTATGATTCACAACCTCAATGGTCACCTGACGGGAAGTGGGTTGCGTTTGCTTCGACCCGAAACGGAAACACCGATGTTTTTGTCATGTCTTCGCAGGGAGGCTCACCCCGCCAACTGACGTTTTATTCTGGCGGAGATGCTCCGGTGGGTTGGACGGCTGATAGTCAAGCGGTGCTTTTTACGTCAGTGCGCGAATATCGAAATGCCGGAAACATCCCGTCGCTCTACCGGATCGCACTTTCAGGCGGCCAGCCACAGCGAATGCTTGAAGAAGGTGCAATGGAAGCCCGCCTGTCTCCGAATGGAAAACAGATTGCTTTTACTTCCGGACGGGTTGAATGGTGGCGGAAACGGTATCGTGGCACGGCCAATTTCGATCTCTGGACCTATATTCCAGGCACAAAGAAATACACCCAGTTGACCACGCACGAGGGAAATGACCACTGGCCGCTGTGGTCACCTGATTCAGGCGAAATTTATTATGTTTCCGATGAAGATCAGACCTTTAACCTCTGGATGATGAGCAGCACGGGGGCTGGCAAACGCAAATTGACGAGTTTTAAAGATGATGGTGTGCGATTCCCAACGATTTCGGCGAACGGCAAGATGATTGCCTTTGAAAGCAGTACCGATCTGTATGTGATGGAAACGGCTGGGAAAAGCCCTCGCAAACTCCAAATCGAAGCCCCAACCGATGATTCTGAAAATCCGACGGACCGGCGGGTGCTGACTGGACAGGCCACCGAGATGGCACCGTCGCCTGATGGTGAGCAGGTTGCTTTTGTGGTGCGCGGCGAAATCTTTGTGGTGAAAAAAGACGGCGGTCAGGCCAAAGCCATTGCCAGCCATGCCACACGAGAACAGGATCTGGTCTGGTCGGCGGATGGGAAATCACTGGTGTTTGTTTCAGCTCGGGATGGAAACCTGGAGTTGTACTCGGTGACCTCGGACGAAACGGAAGAAAAGCGGTTGTCGTGGGCGCTCAAGACCAAAATCACCCGATTGACCGAATCACCGGAACCGGAATCGAATCCGGCGTTTTCTCCAGATGGCAAGAAACTGGCCTTTGTGCGTGGACGTGGTGATTTGTATGTCGCCGACGCCGACGGCAAAAATCCGGTGCGACTGGTCGAAGGGTGGAGCACGCCGCAGTTTTCCTGGTCTCCGGATGGTGAGTGGATTGCCTATACCAAAGAAGATGATGAATTTAATAGCGAAGTTTTTATCATTCCCGCCAAGGGGGGCACGTCGGTGAACGTGTCCATGCACCCCGATAATGACTTCTCACCGCAGTGGTCAGCCGATGGGCGGACCCTGGCCTTTGTTTCCCGGCGGCCTCGAACCGATTTTGAAGTGTACTATCTGTTTTTGCGCAAGAGCGATGATGAAAAAAGCAGAGAGGAACTCGAAGACGAAGAAAAGAAAAATGCCAAGCCTGCCCGTCCGATAACTCTTTTACCAGGTCAAGGGGCCCCGAAATCCCAGGCTGAACGCCAGCAGGATCCCCAGGATCCATCTGGCCAGTCAGACGAATTCCCCAAAATGCCCGAGAAATCAGCACCGGTCAAAGTTGAGATTGACTTTGAAGACATTCATAAACGGTTGCGGTTGCTGACCACGTTTCCGGGCACAAAAAGTACCTTTGCGATTGCTCCAGACAGCAAAACCTATGTGTTTACCTGTGACAACCAGGGTTCAATGGACCTCTATTCGATTGTCAGAGATGGCGGAACGGCTCAGAACATCACACGGGGCGGGCAATTCCCATCCAGTTTGAAATTCACCAAAGACCAGAAGCTCTTTTTCCTGAGCCAGGGCGGGCGGATCAATACGGTTTCGATTCCACCGGCACCAAAGCCAGGGGGGCGTCAGTTGCCGGCAGGTCTTACCGGTGGTGGTGGTGCGACCCCCACACCGGTGGCATTTCAAGCCCGTGTCCTGCTTGACCGGGCGACGCTCCGGCGCGAAGCGTTTTTGGAAGGCTGGCAGAATATGAATGATGGGTTTTATGACCCGAAATTTCATGGTGCCAACTGGCAAGCCTGTCGCCAGAAATACCTGACCTGGGCCATGGCGGCTTCCTGTGATGAAGATTATTTCGATGTCTTTCGAATGATGCTGGGTGAACTCAACTCCTCGCATCAAGGAATCTCCCCACCGTTTGAAGGTTCGGACCAGGCGCCGCTCCAAACCGGTGCTTTGGGTGTGATGTGGGATGAAGCCTACTCCGGCGAGGGGATGCGTGTCGCCAGAGTGATTGCTCGCTCACCAGCTTCAAAAAGCATCAGTCGGCTCAATCCCGGAGATGTGGTGCTCTCCATCAATGGCGAGCCGGTTTCGATGAAGACGGGTGTTGATCAAGTATTAAATGACACCGTTGGTCAGCGGACGTTGCTGGTGGTGGCCAAAGACAATGCCCAGGGAGAAAAGCGGGACGTAGTAATCCGTCCAATCAGCATGGGTGAATTTGGAACGCTGATTTATAACGACTGGGTTGAAAGCCGCCGCGTGATGGTTGACAAACTTTCGAATGGAAAGCTTGGGTATTTGCACATTCGAGGGATGGATCAGGTGAGCCTGGACCGGTTTGAACAAGAACTTTATTCCGAAGCTCACGGCAAATCCGGGCTGGTCATTGATGTTCGCGACAACGGCGGCGGATCAACCGCGGATTATTTGTTGACGATGATCAACGTCCGCCCGCACGCCTACACCACACCACGGGGAAGCAATGGAAAAGGCTATCCACAAGACCGACTGCCGTTTTATTTCTGGACTAAACCGACGACCTTACTGTGCAACCAGTTTTCCTACTCGAACGCTGAAATCTTTTCGCATGCGTTTAAAGCCACCAAACGCGGCAAATTGATTGGGAAGCAGACGTACGGAGCCGTGATCAGCACCGGGGCGGCCCCGTTGATTGATGGTTCGACGCTTCGCATGCCCTTCCGCGGCTGGTACGTGGTTGGGACCAACCTCAACCAGGAACTCAACGGTGCCATGCCGGACATCACGGTTGACGTGATGCCAGGTGACGAAGCCGCTGGTCGTGACCGCCAGATCGAACGGGCCGTTCAGGAACTGATGACTGAGGTGAAATAA
- a CDS encoding Txe/YoeB family addiction module toxin gives MSDRDAVFQPEFREDLRFWVETNRKIVLRAFALIEATMRDPFKGIGKPEPLKYLGANVWSRRLTQEHRIVYLVSDDRIDFLQARYHY, from the coding sequence ATGAGTGATCGGGATGCTGTGTTCCAGCCTGAATTTCGTGAAGATTTGCGGTTTTGGGTTGAAACAAACCGCAAAATCGTTTTACGGGCATTTGCTCTGATTGAAGCCACCATGCGTGATCCGTTCAAAGGTATTGGTAAACCCGAACCGCTCAAATATTTGGGGGCGAATGTCTGGTCACGCCGACTGACCCAGGAACACCGCATCGTCTATCTGGTCAGTGACGACCGAATTGATTTTCTGCAAGCCAGATATCATTACTGA
- a CDS encoding beta-lactamase family protein produces the protein MTGPVKRACLLIGVVLVGMTGAFSGVSGQTAVPAGKANVAVPAELVTVRTKILERIQSDHIPSFAIGVVRNGKVIWEEGLGWADQERKIPATAESLYAAASVSKSITATGTLALVGKGRFKLDQSVDSILGAGWAPPIGYPSQDVLISHLLAHTSGIPHLWHYQYPDVPASLVGRDVLIQKYAFQAAPPGQRYVYTNLGYGVLAKIIEKAGNAPFQRVMKQSLFRPLGMQQTTTDAWLGDKKTVRGYSGDGKVLPYRFRLGPDGGAGFFSTAHDLTRYALFHLGAIAPAAHLGGASISTELANLPVEKAYYRGWGVVKLPTSTLLISDGQMAGGTAVVILVPEQHAGVVVLSNATGSPSAEVAVDILNALIPEFGAQFGAAIGELEQKLTAPGQIPTGRFKGSLKSVADEVPVSLDLTNPALPVFELGGSTFVLRGISWERGAMQATVTGSLAFARGRDRTHNLVLTMWLHNGELQGIAQEDFTDDRSRSGVPYRLILKPVP, from the coding sequence ATGACTGGGCCAGTAAAACGGGCTTGTTTGTTGATTGGAGTTGTTCTGGTTGGTATGACGGGAGCTTTCTCTGGTGTTTCAGGCCAGACCGCTGTGCCTGCTGGGAAAGCCAATGTCGCCGTACCGGCGGAACTGGTTACGGTTCGCACGAAAATCCTTGAGCGAATACAGAGTGACCATATCCCCTCCTTTGCCATTGGCGTTGTGCGAAACGGAAAAGTGATCTGGGAAGAAGGACTTGGCTGGGCTGACCAGGAACGAAAGATTCCAGCGACAGCGGAAAGTCTGTACGCGGCGGCTTCGGTTTCGAAGTCAATTACAGCCACTGGTACCCTGGCACTGGTTGGGAAAGGCCGGTTCAAACTTGATCAATCGGTAGATTCGATTCTGGGGGCTGGTTGGGCGCCGCCGATTGGGTATCCATCGCAGGACGTGTTGATTTCCCATCTGCTTGCCCATACTTCGGGAATTCCACACCTCTGGCATTATCAATATCCTGACGTTCCAGCCAGTCTTGTCGGACGTGATGTGCTCATTCAAAAGTATGCTTTCCAGGCGGCACCTCCCGGACAACGCTACGTTTACACCAATTTGGGCTATGGCGTGCTGGCAAAAATCATCGAAAAAGCCGGGAATGCCCCATTTCAGCGAGTGATGAAACAGTCACTCTTTCGACCCCTTGGAATGCAGCAAACGACAACTGATGCCTGGCTCGGAGACAAAAAGACCGTGCGTGGCTACAGCGGAGACGGAAAAGTGCTGCCATACCGTTTTCGACTGGGACCGGATGGCGGCGCTGGGTTTTTCTCGACGGCACACGACCTGACCCGGTACGCTTTATTTCATCTTGGAGCGATTGCTCCGGCGGCGCATTTGGGTGGAGCTTCGATTTCGACGGAACTGGCCAATTTGCCAGTGGAAAAAGCCTACTATCGTGGCTGGGGTGTGGTGAAACTGCCGACTTCCACCCTGCTCATCAGCGACGGGCAAATGGCTGGAGGCACAGCGGTTGTGATCTTGGTGCCGGAACAGCATGCCGGAGTGGTCGTGCTTTCAAATGCGACCGGGAGTCCATCAGCCGAAGTAGCGGTTGATATTCTCAATGCACTGATTCCTGAATTCGGTGCTCAGTTTGGCGCTGCGATTGGTGAACTTGAACAAAAACTGACCGCCCCTGGTCAAATTCCAACCGGGCGTTTCAAAGGATCACTCAAAAGCGTGGCCGATGAAGTACCGGTCAGCCTGGATTTGACCAATCCCGCCCTGCCGGTGTTTGAACTTGGCGGAAGCACGTTTGTCCTGCGGGGAATTTCCTGGGAGCGCGGCGCGATGCAGGCAACGGTGACTGGTTCGCTCGCCTTTGCGCGAGGGCGTGACCGAACCCACAATCTGGTTTTAACAATGTGGCTGCACAACGGAGAGCTTCAGGGCATCGCCCAGGAAGATTTTACCGATGACCGGTCACGAAGTGGCGTTCCCTATCGGCTGATTTTGAAACCTGTTCCATAA